In Falco peregrinus isolate bFalPer1 chromosome 9, bFalPer1.pri, whole genome shotgun sequence, the genomic stretch TCTGTCTCCTGGGGTTTTCTTGGCCCTGGGGAGAGACCTTAAGTAGTGCTAGGACTGGAGGGAACTCTTAGACAGGGTCTCTATTAGCATAGCCCAAATAGGAATACTGGAGCAGTAATCCTTTGCTCTCACGTTGCTGAGCTGCACTTGCACTCATTTACCTTGCTGCTGCCTTGGCTTCAGATGCATCAGCTAACCGCTCTGCCCATTTCCTTACTGACTCCTTAGGAAGAAGCCTCCGATACAGTATGTCCGCTGCGAGATGGAAGGCTGTGGCACAGTCTTGGCTCACCCACGTTACCTGCAGGTTGGTTCAGATTTTTCACTTCTTGAAGGGCATGTgtgagggcagggcagggctgcttgGAACAGGCAGCTAATCCGTCACTGGAGGCACTGAGGCACTCCTTTCTAACACTGTCTTTTTGGTAAACTTAATCAGTGGCGGCCAGTTGTGGCCGTGTGTGTCTGTATCTGTCCTGTCGCTACATGTTCACATTCGTTTGGCTTTCTTCTCTCAACGGAGATCAAAGTGTTTGTGTTCATGGTATAAGGGTGTCTTGTCAGTGATTGGATCTGGTGGCCTGCTGAGGGGCCATCTGGGATCAATGTGTCTCAGCTGTGCTCTTAGCTATGTAAAGAGAGAGTCTACAACCTTTCACTCTTTCTTTATAGCATCACATAAAGTACCAGcacttgctgaagaaaaaatatgtgtgtCCTCATCCCTCCTGTGGTCGGCTCTTCCGACTCCAGAAGCAGCTTCTGCGGCACGCCAAACACCACACAGGTACAGGGAGGTGGGAAACAGATACAAACTCCTCCTCGGGTCAGTGAACAGATAGAGGGAGGAAAATGGAGAAGCCTCTAGGACTTCTGGGGACAGTGAAGCCAAGGCAGGTGGCGTAGACTTGCAGTAGCAGCAGGGTATTATTTCCTTCTGGGCTACTGTCTTTTAAGGAAATGAGAGAGGCTCTAGAGTCTTTAATTCACCTCTTGGCAAGTATCACTCAGGGGCTCTGTAGAGGAATAAACCAAGCCAAGCTGTATGCTAATTTGCCAGTCCTTACAGTATTGCTCAGAACAGATAATTAGCTCTTAGGAGAGTTAACACCTTAACTCTCCAGATCAGCTGGTGTGGTGTATTGTGGGacacctcctcctctgccatGCCTGCTGGCGCTTctagttctgctgcttcttgggCAGCTTTACCTGTAACATGTGAGAACTGGGAAAGGGAGCAGGTCTGTGGGGAGAGTAATGCTCAAACTGGTATTGCTTTTTAGATCAAAGGGATTACATCTGTGAGTACTGTGCCCGGGCGTTTAAGAGTTCTCATAACTTGGCAGTGCACCGAATGATCCATACGGGCGAGAAGCCCTTGCAGTGAGTACCTCTGCCTGTCTCTTGCCCTCCTACTTTGAGGGACCCTTGGATGCACCCGTTCTTGGACCGCACTGAGAGCAGGGGCAGCTCTGAAGTCAGGGCTGGAACCTGTTCCTGGTGTCTCGGCTCTCTTTAAACGCACACCTGCAGGAGTGTTTGAGCTGCCGCTTGTCTCACTGGCTCCTTGAGGCAGTGTCTCAGTAGAGATCTGAGGAACGTAAGCCCTCTGCAAATAAAACTGGAAGAGCTGGAGCTATGGTGACATCCCATTTTAATGAGCCCCTGCTGTTTTCCTGGGCTGTCCCCACGAGTTCGTGGGGATGTCCCTTTGTTGTGacctccctcttctccctcccaggTGTGAGATCTGTGGATTCACCTGCCGGCAGAAGGCTTCCCTCAACTGGCACATGAAGAAGCATGATGCGGACTCCTTCTACCAGTTCTCCTGCAACATTTGCGGCAAGAAATTTGAGAAGAAGGACAGTGTTGTGGCCCACAAAGCCAAGAGCCACCCTGAAGTGCTTATTGCTGAAGCGCTGGCTGCCAATGCGGGTGCCCTGATCACCAGCACCGACATCCTGGGCACTAATCCTGAGGCCATTGCACCACCCACTGATGGCCAGggcctccctctccttcccgACCCCCTGGGAAGTGCTGCCCCAGCAGACTGCCTGCTGCTGAACCCTGATGGGATGCCGAAGGCATACTGCGGTGGGGCAGAGCGTGTCAGCCTCGTGGCTGATGGCAAGCTCTTTGTaggcagtggcagcagtgcAAATCCGGAGGGGCTGGTCATGAACACAGAGATCCTGGGAGCCACCACAGAGGTGCTCATCGAAGATTCAGACTCCACTGGACCCTAGTGTGTGGGGAGCACGTGGGTGCTGGGACAGTTTGGACTCTGTATTTAAAaggaggggcgggggggtggtgtgttggggggtgggggagggggggagaaagaaaaagagacactcactgaaagagagaaaagttaAACAACACTTACAATACTAGTAAATAACCGAAGGGGCTGCTCCCCTCCAGCGTGGATCACAGCACATCCTCTTTCCCAGCCACTTCTCTCTCTCCCACTGCTCCTTTGTAGAAAGGGGCACATGCTGCCATTACCAGAGCAAGTTGGATTGAGCGATGGATTTCTCCAGGGGAGGGGAGTCTGCTGAAACCCTTCGCTCTGCCCCAAAGCAGGTGCCTTTCTGGCTCCTTGATGTGGCCCCACTTGTGAACTAGAAAGCGTTTGATGTGCTCTGGACAGGTTTCTTAGGACTCCCTCTCGCCCCTGGTCCCAACTTCTATGCATCGCTGCACTCTGGTCCTTGCAGTCTCATTCTTCCTCCCGGGGCTGGGAGTTCGGCTTTGGCACTTTAGGCCCCCTCAGCAGGGTGAGCTGTGAAACGGCGCACGTCCCTCTCCCCACTGcactcctctgctccagctctggcaggaaGTCGAGGGAACGCCCTGGCTTATAGATCATGTTTGCTTGGAGAGGCCCCGGGGGCTATGGGAGCCCTGCGTGGGAGAGGCAAGGAGGAGCATCCCAGTTTGACGACAGTAATTTGCACTTTGAACATGCTTCATTTTTTGTGTTGTGGTAACAAGATTCCTTATTTATTGATTAAAAAAGGGTCGGTATTTTTGAGTTATGTTCTTAGGGGGCGGGGGTGGAAGGGGTTCAGGCTATTTCCTAGTAGGCTCCTTTGCGCTAGTGAGCTGCAGGGAGTGCCATTgtaacagcagctgggagagctgaggTGAAGGCAGCATTCTGGAGTCAGATGTCTCTTGCAGCTTTTCCAGAGTAGAGGGAGAGTCCCTGGAGAAGAGCCTGTTTGCAGTGGGAGTCTCTGCAGCAGCGTTTTAGCAGGAGGATGAGGTGAGTGATGGAACAGCTGGCTGttgtctccctccctcccaggtcGGGGTGAGCTCCTTGCATTAAATACTCTTTTTGCCTCCCCCTTGCTCCCTAGCCTTTCAGGGAAGAACATCGTTAGCCAGGAACTTGTTCTCGGGAGTTAGGACGGTTGtgagctgcttgctgctgcGCAATGTTGTGCTCCTCATCCAACTCCGCCTCTCCTTTGCAGGTCTAGATAAAGATACAGAAGCAGGGACTGGGTATGGTTGTCTCAGGCTTGCTTATCCAAGGCAATAGACTGATGCAGGACTTAAGGGGCTGTCAGTTCATCTCCCTGCCCCTGTTCTGGGGGGAGGGTGTTGTGTAGCCATGTTCTCAAAGGTCTCTTCTGTGCAAACAACCCTGCTTTATGTAAAATGTGGCAGTTCAAGTGTTACCTGCCGGTGTAGTTAGGACAGCTCTGAGCCCTTGGAGAAGTTTCCATAGCAGACACATCATATCCCATTTAGACTTGGATCTTTTTGCTCTTGCCTGAAACTGTGTGGAGATTCAGTGGCCTTGAATTCTTAGTGTTTTTTGGAAGAGGTGAAGAATAAcctgggctttttgtttgtttgcttgttttttcagttGGGTTTATGTGATCGGGAGCAGAGCTGAAGTTTCTTGTCCAAGCAGAACATCAGCTAAATTGGTCTGTAGCACACAGCAGCTAGGCAAAATAGGGTAGGGTACCTGGGGTCTGGAGAATGGCAATAAAACATGGAATTTAATTGGGAACTTTTTACAGAAAACTGACTGAACACCCGCTCTGTCCCGTGTGCTGCCTGGAAATCCAGCTGTGGCCTAAGCCTGACAACTTTTATTGGGCCATATGCCCTGATTTgccccctcctttccccccttACAACTGATATCTTTGTCAGAGCAAGTTGAAACACTGCTGGTCTTGGTGTGGTTAGTGGCTGAACAGTTTGCAACCGTGGTGTCTCATGCCCTGGGTGTGGGCATCCCACATTCTTGCATCGCAGCATCGGTGTGGCTCCCATGCCTGCAGGAGATGCATCTGGCCACAAGCCTCTCTTGGAGATAAGGATGAGGGCCCAACATACCTGAATGCGGGTCTCCTGGGATGGTGCATGTCAGGTCCGCGATGGTACGGTGTTAAACTAAACCGGTTTCTTCAGTTGGGATGATCcaatttcttgcttttgcttggaTCAAATTTATTGTGATTTCCAGCAGGAAGCTTTTGGGTGGCCAGCTGGTCCCCTCCCCATGCCAActaaagagaagcagcacaatGAGACGTGTTCAAACCCAACTCTGCATGGTTTCGCCCCCCAGCAGTGTGCGTTTTCTGTCTGGGGAGTCATGTGGTGGCATGTCTCCTGGCCTGCATCCTGGCCACCGGTAGCAGATGAGCTCCCGTGGTGCAGCTCGGCCACGTTGTCCCCACGCTTGCTGCAGAccatgctgctggagctgcttttCATGCCCTGCCCCTGTGCCCTGTGGGAGGTGCGGAGTGGGCAGAGGCTTGCACAGAACACTAAACGGAGAGCtcaggggttttgttttctgagggaTGGCACTAAAATGCTTTTGGGTCAAGGGCTTGCTCGCCTCTGATGACGTGACACTTGGCACCTGGCTGGGAGGCAAGGGAAGCTGCCTCGTCCTGCGTCTGCCCCCGCCACCCCTAGCAGAGCAGAGTTTGCTGTCGACTGCATTCCTGGGACACAGAATCGAGCAGCTCGTTTacttcccagcccagccacctcTGAtccctgccttttccttccatccACACCTCTTGTagctctcctttttcttttttctggtctTGGCCAGTTGCCTGTCTGTCCTCTAACCACAGCCTGCTAACCCCCGATGCAGGAGAGACTGGTGTAGCTCCCTTCCCACTCCCCTTTGAAGCCCTATAACTGACACAGCCCTCCTGCGGCTCTTCCTTCCCTCGATGTCTCTCCTTCACTCGCATGCAGTTTGCTTCAATAAATTATTGTAGTAGTTTGCAATaaacttttttgtatttttttcccccggtatttattttttttttctcctcccgGGGAGGGAACGGAGGGCGCGCAGGGCCCTTCGTCTGCCCTCAGCGCCCCGGAGCTTGCGGGCGCTGTGCCCGGCACGGGCAGCGGCGTGGGGGCTGGAGGGTGGCCCCGGGGTGCGGGGCTTGGGCCGGGGGCTGAGCCAGCCGGAGCGGGGGGCTCCCGGAGCTCAGCGGCGCTTTTTGTAGTAGCCACCAGGTGGCAACGACGCTGCTGCGTTGGCCACCGGCccggggagctggggctggggggccgcCGGCAGCTCCCtagccaggctggggcagggctgggtgtACCGTGATAGTAAagggaaaatgctttttcagctcctggtcttttgtttgttgtgttgttttttctttttttttttttttttttttttcttttaatctggGTGGTACATAACCAAAATAAACACTGAGGAAAAAGCAAGCCAACCAAAAGGGCTATTTTTGTCTTGGTGTATGCAGCTCCTCAcctgtggcagggggctggtgttGCCCTGGGGTGGCCAGGACCCCTTCCCCTGTCTGTAGAATCCTCTGGGAAAGGAGGGGGTTAGACCTTGGGGACCTGGTCCCACTCTGCTGTGGGGGAATAAgggggctggaggtggctgggacaggcccctgcagccttctgtcagggtctgggtcacagcccagcctgcagctggatCTCCAGCCCGGGGGCTCCCCTCAGGCCCCTGCTGGCGAACCCCCAGCgctctgccctgctcaggccccagcctgctgcccagGCTGAGATGTTGAGCAATGTCCGGGCTTTGCTTGCCTCTTCCCGGCAGTGGTTTCCCACACGCTGGCATGAGCCGGGGGGATTAGTGTGCTGCTAATCTCACTGtgtggctgggagggaggaatgGGTCAgagacagggctgggagcctgTTGCTGCTGGGCAAGACGGTTCTGGGCAAGGCGCTTGGAGTAGCAATACACGGGGGAATTAGGGAAATAATCTGTCGCTGTTGATCCCAGAGGCGGGAATTTACAGCGTTGTGCCAGGCCCCAGGCGTGGAAGAGGGGGAGAGCCAGGCCAGCGGACGTGTGAGTGGAGCTCCCAGCTGGAATGCACCAGCTCAGCAAGGGATGGTCCTGCCGGGGCCAGGCAGGCGctgtgccctgagcctggtgcATGCTAGAGCTGCCCAGGCCATGGCTGCAGCAGACGGTACCTCAGCCACCCTCCGGCGCCGCGACCTGTGCAGCCGAGGCATCCGCCTGGCTGGGAAGATGCGCTCGGACGTCATCGACCTCCTGGACACCTATGTGAGtttgccctgctccctccagctgcccgTGGGGCTGGGAATGCTGGTGGGGTGGCTGCCGCTGCCGGGGTCCAGGGGGCTCCTGGCGGCTGTGCCAGGGCGCGAGGGCTCTTGCCCACGGCGGAGGTGGGGGATGAAGTGCTGCCGGTATCTGGGCCTTGGCACTGCCAGCCGATGCTTGGGCAAACCTCGACCACCCAGCTTTCCACTGCCCCGAGTGCCTCCTGGTCAGTGATGAAGCTGCACAGGTGGGGCTCAGGGTGGGGATCCCCCGccatttctcctgctgctgctgacctcTGGCTGCTCTTGCCCCTGCAGGTGGAGCGGCAGGGCTTGGATGCCTCAGCCAGCGTGGCAGCGGTGGAGGGGGTGCCGGCGGCGGCAGTGGAGCGCTGGGATGAGCAGACGGGGACCCAGCGGCTGCTGGAGAACCTGGCGGCATACCGGGCCTTCCGGGCCCTGCTGGCCCagatgctggaggagcagcGGGAGCAGCTAGGTGAGGCTGACACTGCCCTGGACCGGGCGCTGGCAGCCGTCCTGCTCCAGGTCTCAGCCTTTGCCTACCACCTTGAGGAGCTGCTGCGGCTGGAGAGCCGTGGACCCCCCagtgaggagggggctgggccccccccagccccccacctgGGCCTCTTCGAGAGGAAGCTGcggggcctgggggtgctgcgGGAGCTGGCCCAGTGGGCTGTCAGGTCTGCACGGGACCTGCGGCAGCTcgccaagcccagcccaggcagcagctcggcccccagcccagctgagaGCCCTTGACAGTGGATGTGGGGTCTGAGGCCCCACTGGGGTATAGCAGGGGGCTCCTTGTCCACCCCTGCGGAGGGCGGCTGGCAGTGAAGGAGGTTGTTCAGGGAGGGGGATGGACAGGAGGGACCGTGTCATTGACCCCTGGACCCCCCATGCTTTTGGTGCCGCTCCCTGTGGGCCCCTTTCCCCATGGGGAGACTGAGGCATGAGCCACACTCAATCCCCAGATGGGGTGAGCCTCGGGGGTGGCTCGGGCTCTGTCTGCTGGGGGTTGGAACTACcccctgggaagcagctttGCCGTTCACCCCTGGGTCTGGAGTCTGTGACCCTCAGcgggctgtggctgtgctggccttTCCTTTGTAGTTCGGTGGCTGCCTGGCTTGCTGTGCCCAGGTGCTGCCTCCAGGGCTCCTGTGGAGGCAAGACAGGAGCGAAGGGACAGGAGAATATTACCTGGTGAAAGGAGTCTTAAGACCTGCCCCCAGTTGCAACACACAAGGCTTTGCCTCCTTCATGCAGACTCTTTTCTCCTGTCCAGCTCGCATTTTCTGTGCATTGAATTTCTGCTCTAattgcttggggggggggggggggggcgttcAGGGGTGTGTTGGGGCGGGGGGGTACAATCAGGAGGAGATTTCTTAACTGCTCGGACAAGGTAATGCAGAGAATCTTTTAATGGAGGTCTGTGATTCAGAAGACCCTCTGCAAGGAGGTTTGTGCCTCCAGGGTTTATTTTGGGACTTGGAAATGGCATGGAGGATTAAACAGCCCCAAAGACATCGCTTGCTCTGCGAAGGGGAATGCCATGAGGTTTTGCAGGTGCCTGGGCCATGGTTTTCTTGCTGAATGGATGTGATGGGTGCTGAGCAAATAAAAGGGCTGGGAGATCTGCTGGGGTGATGTGACTTCTTGGAGTAGGTGGGACAGTGGGGCTGAAGCTCACCAGAGAGCCTGGGCTGCTCCATTTGCACCTCAAGGAAGTATCAGtcctggtggggtgggaggttTGGGGGGGAATGGGACTTGCTGGGGTGCCGcggggaagaggaagaagctggggatgaaggagatggaggcagtgggaggatgaggaggagccGAGGGGTTCACTGGGGTTGTGCCCCATCCTGGTGTGGCCCTGCTTTCCACCCTGCCCTGCGAGAAGGAAGGCAACATGGGGTGACGCTGGAGCatgggatggggggggaggctggggacGTGCCTGGCTGGCCCTGTACAAAGTGGCTTTGTGCGGCGGGTGGtggcagcactgggcacagcacctgccccagcaccagtGGTGTCTGCGTGGCCATGGGGGGCCCTGGGTGCTGCGGGAGGATGAAGGGCGATGCCGAGGCAGGGGCCCCCAGCGCCCGTCCTGCCCACCCCACTGGCCACATCAGGGCAAGCAGGGCCGCAGGGttggggctgccccagggctgggggtaAGGGTGGTTTGGTGGCATCCGTTTTTTTGTGGGTGATGCACAAGAGGAAGAGCATGCGCCTTGTTCATCCCCACTTACTGCCTGACCTCAGCTTTGCAGCTCAGAGCAGATTATTTGCAATGTTTCTGCTTCCCTGCACTTGGGAATAACAATTTCtggcctttatttttttcagtcagaatGAGTCCCTTTGCCAGCAAGTATTTCTCTCTCCCAGTCCTGTCTGCTTTGTGTGCTCAAAGCCATCTTGCTTTTCTCCCCTTGCACCCTCGTGCTCAGTAGCAGCCAGGTGCTCACATCCTTGCCCACCTGCTGCCCCTCACCTTTCTGAAGGTAAACACATACATCTGAAGCACTGCACATCTGTCTCTGAACCTTGCAACCTGAGCAGGCAGGAACAGACCCCTTTTCTCCCACCGCAGTAGCCTGGGTACGAGGTGACCTTCACTTCCCCCGGGAaccagccccagtgctggcacCGGTCCCTGCAACTCGATCCTTCCAGATCGGCTGCTGGCGGTGCCATGAGCTGAGCTCATCCTGCTGCAATCACGCTCTGGGAGGTGAGCAGCAGTGGGAATTGAAGGTGGACAATGATGTTGCTCCAGGGGCTTCCCTGGTTTGTGCCCAGCAGCCCACATCACCACTTTTGCAACCTTCCTTATTCCTTCCTTGCTACCTTGCCAGTGGCGCTGCATGTGTCTGTGTTCGCAAAGCACCTGCAATGCTTTGAAATGGCTGCCGTAACCAGAAACAACGTATAAAAGCAAACCATAATACAAACCTCTGTGGTCTGGCTGGGGGAGAGACTTCAGGTCCCCAGCTTTCTCCACCAGCAAGCACCCACCAAGCAGTAGAGAGGTGGTGATGTCTGAGCCCACCAGATTTTAGTGctgtttttcagctgcagcCCCAAAGGGAATCACCAGTAAACTGATCTGGTGAGAACAGGGGCATCCAGCAACCGGGGGCCCTTGCTGCTGCGAGGCCCTTTGGACTTGCATCACCGCAGGCTGAAGCTGAGTTGATCCTGGTGGCTGGAGGTGACCGAAGTTACTGATTTTGGAGGCAGAAATTAAGAGCTTCAGGGGAGGATCATCATGCCCCCATGGCTAATGCTGCTGAAGAGCCTGAATGGCCTCCTGCAGACTAAACCCCGCTAAAAAGCCATCCAAGGTTGTACTTTGGGAAGAGAGCAAGGATTTGCAGTGCTGGtaggagcagggaagggggagggcTGTGCTCCTGAATTGCAGTGGGGAAGGAGCCTCCAAACCCAACCC encodes the following:
- the CNTF gene encoding ciliary neurotrophic factor — encoded protein: MVLPGPGRRCALSLVHARAAQAMAAADGTSATLRRRDLCSRGIRLAGKMRSDVIDLLDTYVERQGLDASASVAAVEGVPAAAVERWDEQTGTQRLLENLAAYRAFRALLAQMLEEQREQLGEADTALDRALAAVLLQVSAFAYHLEELLRLESRGPPSEEGAGPPPAPHLGLFERKLRGLGVLRELAQWAVRSARDLRQLAKPSPGSSSAPSPAESP